One segment of Streptomyces sp. TG1A-8 DNA contains the following:
- the scpB gene encoding SMC-Scp complex subunit ScpB, translated as MNEETAGAPAGPPAVAGPDLKPALEAVLMVVDEPVTEERLAGVLERPRRQVAAALRELADEYTAQGRGFELRFVAGGWRFYTRAEYAAAVERLVLDGRTARLTQAALETLAVVAYRQPVSRSRVSAVRGVNCDGVMRTLLQRGLVEEAGAEPETGAILYRTTNHFLERMGLRGLDELPELAPFLPEAEAIEAETQEGVLSLDPDAPDAPGGQDADD; from the coding sequence GTGAACGAGGAGACCGCCGGGGCCCCGGCCGGCCCGCCCGCCGTCGCCGGACCCGACCTCAAACCCGCCCTGGAGGCGGTCCTCATGGTCGTGGACGAACCCGTGACCGAGGAGCGCCTGGCCGGGGTCCTGGAGCGGCCGAGGCGGCAGGTCGCGGCCGCGCTGCGCGAGCTGGCCGACGAGTACACCGCGCAGGGCCGCGGCTTCGAGCTGCGGTTCGTCGCGGGCGGCTGGCGCTTCTACACCCGCGCCGAGTACGCCGCCGCCGTCGAGCGCCTCGTGCTGGACGGCCGGACGGCCCGCCTCACCCAGGCCGCGCTGGAGACCCTCGCGGTCGTCGCCTACCGCCAGCCGGTCAGCCGCAGCCGCGTCTCCGCCGTGCGCGGGGTCAACTGCGACGGCGTGATGCGCACCCTCCTCCAACGCGGTCTGGTCGAGGAGGCGGGCGCGGAACCCGAAACAGGTGCGATCCTGTACAGGACGACGAACCACTTCCTGGAGCGGATGGGCCTGCGCGGCCTGGACGAGCTTCCGGAACTCGCGCCCTTCCTCCCGGAGGCGGAGGCGATCGAGGCCGAGACCCAGGAGGGGGTTCTGTCGCTCGACCCGGACGCGCCCGACGCGCCCGGCGGTCAGGACGCGGACGACTAA
- a CDS encoding NUDIX hydrolase, giving the protein MTIKDIPEEWEIRATTTPFTGSKTSVRTDDVVMPDGSVVHRDYQVHPGSVAVLALDEQDRVLLINQYRHPVRHKLWEIPAGLLDVPGENPLHAAQRELYEEAHVKAGDWRVLTDVYTTPGGCDEAVRIFLARELSDAEGERFEAEHEETDMQHARVPVDELVRRVLAGDVHNNCLVVGVLSLVAARGGDGLDVLRPADAPWPARPFTS; this is encoded by the coding sequence ATGACGATCAAGGACATCCCCGAGGAGTGGGAGATCCGGGCGACCACGACCCCGTTCACCGGCAGCAAGACCTCCGTCCGCACCGACGACGTGGTCATGCCCGACGGCTCCGTGGTCCACCGCGACTACCAGGTGCACCCCGGCTCGGTCGCCGTCCTCGCCCTGGACGAACAGGACCGGGTCCTGCTCATCAACCAGTACCGCCACCCGGTGCGGCACAAGCTGTGGGAGATCCCGGCCGGCCTGCTCGACGTGCCCGGCGAGAACCCGCTGCACGCCGCACAGCGCGAGCTGTACGAGGAGGCGCACGTCAAGGCCGGGGACTGGCGGGTGCTGACCGACGTGTACACCACTCCCGGCGGCTGCGACGAGGCCGTGCGGATCTTCCTCGCCCGCGAGCTGTCCGACGCCGAGGGCGAGCGCTTCGAGGCGGAGCACGAGGAGACCGACATGCAGCACGCGCGCGTGCCGGTCGACGAGCTGGTGCGCCGGGTGCTGGCCGGGGACGTGCACAACAACTGCCTCGTCGTCGGCGTGCTGTCCCTGGTCGCCGCGCGCGGCGGGGACGGACTGGACGTCCTGCGCCCGGCCGACGCCCCCTGGCCCGCGCGCCCCTTCACCTCCTGA
- a CDS encoding ScpA family protein, which produces MTPNDAPAPGRRRALGRGPGAPPPEPRAPRTGEHPPSPGPLPCEPPPCTGEPRRGTAGAPRPVAEPEPEPARAGTPERGPRPAGGPGPGAGTAAGPGAGGAPGPAAGHVAGAGGEAFGEGVFKVRLANFEGPFDLLLQLISKHKLDVTEVALSKVTDEFMAHIRAAGPDWDLDRTTEFLVVAATLLDLKAARLLPAAQVEDEADLALLEARDLLFARLLQYRAYRRVADIFAARLDDEARRRPRTVGLEPEHAELLPEVVLGIGPEGFARLAVRAMRPRVEPQVRVDHIHAPLVSVQEQAGIVVARLRELGEASFRALVADTGDTLTVVARFLALLELYRERAVVLEQETALGELLVRWAGGDGDRAPAVTDEFDRPPHGPEEEGKP; this is translated from the coding sequence ATGACCCCGAACGACGCTCCCGCCCCCGGTCGCAGACGCGCACTGGGCCGGGGCCCCGGAGCACCTCCGCCCGAACCGCGCGCACCCCGCACCGGGGAGCACCCGCCGTCCCCCGGGCCGCTGCCCTGCGAGCCACCCCCCTGCACGGGCGAGCCGCGGCGCGGGACCGCGGGCGCTCCCCGGCCCGTGGCGGAACCGGAGCCCGAGCCGGCCCGGGCGGGGACACCGGAGCGCGGGCCGCGGCCCGCCGGTGGGCCCGGGCCGGGTGCCGGCACCGCAGCCGGGCCGGGTGCCGGCGGTGCCCCCGGGCCGGCGGCCGGGCACGTGGCCGGGGCGGGCGGCGAGGCGTTCGGCGAAGGGGTCTTCAAGGTCCGGCTCGCCAACTTCGAGGGCCCCTTCGACCTGCTCCTCCAGCTGATCTCCAAGCACAAGCTGGACGTCACCGAGGTGGCCCTGTCCAAGGTCACCGACGAGTTCATGGCGCACATCCGGGCCGCGGGGCCGGACTGGGACCTGGACCGGACGACCGAGTTCCTGGTCGTGGCCGCCACCCTGCTGGACCTGAAGGCGGCCCGGCTGCTGCCCGCCGCGCAGGTCGAGGACGAGGCCGACCTGGCCCTGCTGGAGGCCCGGGACCTGTTGTTCGCCCGCCTCCTGCAGTACCGCGCCTACAGGCGGGTCGCCGACATCTTCGCCGCGCGCCTGGACGACGAGGCCCGCCGCCGTCCCCGTACCGTGGGCCTGGAACCCGAGCACGCCGAGCTGCTGCCCGAGGTCGTCCTCGGCATCGGTCCCGAGGGCTTCGCCCGGCTCGCGGTCAGGGCGATGCGGCCCCGGGTGGAACCGCAGGTCCGCGTGGACCACATCCACGCCCCGCTGGTCAGCGTGCAGGAGCAGGCCGGGATCGTGGTCGCGCGGCTCAGGGAACTGGGCGAGGCCAGCTTCCGGGCCCTCGTCGCGGACACCGGCGACACCCTCACCGTGGTGGCCAGGTTCCTCGCCCTGCTGGAGCTGTACCGCGAGAGGGCCGTCGTCCTGGAGCAGGAGACCGCGCTCGGCGAGCTGCTCGTGCGCTGGGCCGGCGGTGACGGGGACCGGGCGCCGGCGGTCACCGACGAGTTCGACCGGCCCCCGCACGGGCCCGAGGAGGAGGGGAAGCCGTGA
- a CDS encoding ParA family protein, with protein sequence MPVRGQGSAGFEAVGSVAVRTFAAHQSPGSQPARRAHQSMDGHHVNAMAGDGSGAPHNHFADYDELPEGHFYDPDAEYEPDPEYAATLAPDAARQRRERIGPTGRPLPYFPIPGPLTDHGPAKIIAMCNQKGGVGKTTSTINLGAALAEYGRRVLLVDFDPQGALSVGLGVNPMELDLTVYNLLMERGMSADEVLLKTAVPNMDLLPSNIDLSAAEVQLVSEVARESTLQRALKPLLPDYDYVVIDCQPSLGLLTVNALTAAHKVIVPLECEFFALRGVALLTETIEKVQERLNPELELDGILATMYDSRTVHSREVLARVVEAFDDHVYHTVIGRTVRFPETTVAGEPITTYASNSVGAAAYRQLAREVLARCHAE encoded by the coding sequence ATGCCTGTACGGGGCCAGGGCTCCGCGGGATTCGAGGCTGTCGGCTCCGTCGCTGTGCGCACCTTCGCAGCCCACCAGAGTCCGGGCTCGCAGCCGGCCCGGAGAGCACACCAGAGCATGGATGGCCATCACGTGAACGCCATGGCCGGCGACGGAAGTGGCGCGCCCCACAACCATTTCGCCGACTACGACGAACTGCCCGAGGGGCACTTCTACGACCCCGACGCCGAGTACGAGCCCGATCCCGAGTACGCGGCCACGCTCGCGCCCGACGCGGCCCGCCAGCGCCGTGAGCGCATCGGCCCGACCGGACGCCCCCTGCCGTACTTCCCGATCCCGGGCCCGCTGACCGACCACGGTCCCGCGAAGATCATCGCGATGTGCAACCAGAAGGGCGGCGTCGGCAAGACGACGTCGACCATCAACCTGGGTGCCGCGCTCGCGGAGTACGGCCGGCGCGTGCTGCTCGTGGACTTCGACCCGCAGGGCGCGCTGTCGGTGGGTCTCGGTGTCAACCCGATGGAGCTGGACCTCACGGTCTACAACCTGCTCATGGAGCGGGGCATGTCCGCGGACGAGGTCCTGCTGAAGACGGCGGTCCCCAACATGGACCTGCTGCCCAGCAACATCGACCTGTCGGCCGCCGAGGTGCAGCTGGTCTCCGAGGTCGCGCGCGAGTCGACGCTGCAGCGCGCCCTGAAGCCGCTGCTGCCCGACTACGACTACGTCGTCATCGACTGCCAGCCCTCGCTCGGCCTGCTCACGGTCAACGCACTGACGGCCGCGCACAAGGTGATCGTGCCGCTGGAGTGCGAGTTCTTCGCCCTGCGCGGCGTGGCCCTGCTGACGGAGACCATCGAGAAGGTCCAGGAGCGGCTCAACCCCGAGCTGGAACTGGACGGCATCCTCGCCACGATGTACGACTCGCGCACGGTGCACAGCCGCGAGGTGCTGGCCCGCGTGGTCGAGGCCTTCGACGACCACGTCTACCACACGGTCATCGGCCGCACGGTCCGCTTCCCGGAGACCACGGTCGCCGGTGAGCCGATCACCACCTACGCCTCCAACTCCGTCGGCGCCGCCGCCTACCGCCAGCTCGCCAGGGAGGTGCTCGCCCGGTGTCACGCCGAGTGA
- the ald gene encoding alanine dehydrogenase, which produces MIDVKVGIPREVKNNEFRVAITPAGVHELVRHGHQVVVERGAGLGSSITDAEYVAAGAGILDTADEVWAAADLLLKVKEPIAEEYHRLRKDQTLFTYLHLAASRECTDALLASGTTAIAYETVELPGRGLPLLAPMSEVAGRLAPQVGAYHLMRAAGGRGVLPGGVPGVTPAKAVVIGGGVSGWNATQIAVGMGFDVTLLDRDINKLREADRIFGTRVKAIMSNSFELEKAVLDADLVIGAVLIPGAKAPKLVTNELVSRMKPGSVLVDIAIDQGGCFEDSRPTTHAEPTFRVHDSVLYCVANMPGAVPNTSTNALTNATLPYIVSLADNGWAEALRRDRALAKGLNTHDGKVVYKEVAEAHGLEHVELDSLLG; this is translated from the coding sequence GTGATCGACGTGAAGGTCGGCATCCCCCGCGAGGTCAAGAACAACGAGTTCCGGGTGGCCATCACCCCCGCCGGTGTGCACGAGCTGGTGCGCCACGGGCACCAGGTCGTCGTCGAGCGGGGCGCCGGCCTCGGTTCCTCGATCACGGACGCCGAGTACGTGGCCGCCGGCGCCGGGATCCTGGACACCGCCGACGAGGTCTGGGCCGCCGCCGACCTGCTGCTGAAGGTCAAGGAGCCCATCGCCGAGGAGTACCACCGCCTCCGCAAGGACCAGACCCTCTTCACCTACCTGCACCTGGCCGCCTCCCGGGAGTGCACGGACGCCCTGCTGGCGTCCGGGACCACGGCGATCGCCTACGAGACCGTCGAGCTGCCCGGCCGCGGGCTGCCGCTGCTCGCCCCCATGTCCGAGGTCGCGGGCCGCCTGGCCCCGCAGGTCGGCGCCTACCACCTGATGCGCGCGGCCGGCGGCCGCGGCGTGCTGCCCGGTGGCGTCCCGGGCGTCACCCCGGCCAAGGCCGTCGTCATCGGCGGCGGTGTCTCCGGCTGGAACGCCACCCAGATCGCCGTCGGCATGGGCTTCGACGTGACCCTGCTGGACCGCGACATCAACAAGCTGCGCGAGGCCGACAGGATCTTCGGCACCCGGGTCAAGGCGATCATGTCCAACTCCTTCGAGCTGGAGAAGGCCGTCCTCGACGCCGACCTGGTCATCGGCGCGGTCCTCATCCCGGGCGCCAAGGCCCCGAAGCTGGTCACCAACGAGCTGGTGTCGCGGATGAAGCCCGGGAGTGTCCTTGTCGACATCGCGATCGACCAGGGCGGCTGCTTCGAGGACTCCCGCCCCACCACGCACGCCGAGCCGACCTTCCGGGTCCACGACTCGGTCCTCTACTGCGTCGCCAACATGCCCGGAGCGGTGCCGAACACCTCCACCAACGCCCTCACCAACGCGACGCTGCCCTACATCGTCTCCCTCGCCGACAACGGCTGGGCGGAGGCGCTGCGCCGCGACCGCGCACTCGCCAAGGGGCTCAACACCCACGACGGCAAGGTCGTGTACAAGGAGGTCGCCGAGGCGCACGGCCTGGAGCACGTGGAGCTGGACTCCCTGCTCGGCTGA
- a CDS encoding tetratricopeptide repeat protein has product MTDQAVDAGGVRLSAHSATGGHFLGRTRELKELRADIERAGLDTLSGRKAPRARVLLIAGRPGSGRSALAAELVRQVADRYPDGVLRARLSDPDGTPVPVERTARELLAALDVRAPAGAAEDDLTEALRAALAGRRALLLLDDAAGAEQVDALLPDAPDCLVVAVSRGPLTGIADVRPCTLGGLDTKSSVQLLTRYAGAVRVTVDPRSAESLAEACQGQPAALTLAGGWLAARPTAALSDLAKRLHADTGDGTPLARVFRLVHEQLPAPAARILRLLSLAPAGLIDPHTASALAGCSVGGVRATLDEFVTLGLLHAVDSPLPEYDVPGCLHPMLRALAESRDRPAELQLARARMLERTVRLLQACRAITGTDDPQSREKLGGLPPELRFPTPRAAADWLRVRRPALLAAARLAVADGELDTLARRLMSQLVRALVAHEGTQAAAADLYGVHGLVLDVAERRGLPREKAAALLNLGDLDARTGRTRDALARYRAALDAGREANDPYATGRAMESVGGAYQELADHDRAADWFGRALAERLARGERAQAARLYGRIATAHTYAGRYGEALRNWRAAAAGHRKEGDVAAHARALSELARVQEYAGRPEEALRTCLEAVEWARRAEDARLQAALQLRLADTLDRLGDPAAARLHRSAAARMLDEGPPEGEASQEQSANACEIRSASDED; this is encoded by the coding sequence GTGACGGATCAGGCGGTGGACGCAGGTGGTGTGCGGTTGTCGGCGCACTCGGCCACGGGGGGCCATTTCCTGGGGCGCACACGGGAGTTGAAGGAACTGCGTGCGGACATCGAGCGCGCGGGCCTGGACACCCTCTCCGGCCGCAAGGCCCCCCGCGCGCGCGTCCTGCTCATCGCCGGCCGTCCCGGCTCCGGCCGCAGCGCCCTCGCCGCGGAACTCGTCCGCCAGGTCGCCGACCGCTACCCCGACGGAGTGCTGCGGGCCCGGCTCAGCGACCCCGACGGCACCCCGGTCCCGGTCGAACGCACCGCCCGCGAACTGCTCGCCGCGCTGGACGTGCGGGCCCCGGCGGGAGCCGCCGAGGACGACCTGACCGAGGCGCTGCGCGCCGCCCTCGCCGGGCGGCGGGCGCTGCTCCTGCTGGACGACGCCGCGGGCGCCGAACAGGTCGACGCGCTGCTCCCGGACGCCCCCGACTGCCTGGTCGTGGCCGTCTCCCGCGGTCCGCTCACCGGCATCGCCGACGTCCGCCCCTGCACCCTGGGCGGCCTGGACACCAAGTCGTCGGTGCAACTGCTCACCCGGTACGCCGGCGCGGTGCGCGTCACCGTCGACCCGCGGTCGGCCGAGAGCCTGGCCGAGGCCTGCCAGGGCCAGCCGGCCGCGCTCACCCTGGCCGGCGGCTGGCTCGCCGCCCGCCCCACGGCCGCGCTCTCCGACCTCGCCAAGCGCCTGCACGCCGACACCGGCGACGGCACCCCGCTCGCCCGCGTCTTCCGGCTCGTCCACGAGCAGTTGCCCGCCCCGGCCGCCCGGATACTGCGGCTGCTGTCGCTGGCCCCGGCCGGGCTGATCGACCCGCACACCGCCTCGGCCCTCGCCGGCTGCTCGGTCGGCGGCGTCCGCGCCACCCTGGACGAGTTCGTCACCCTCGGCCTGCTGCACGCCGTGGACTCCCCGCTGCCCGAGTACGACGTCCCCGGCTGCCTGCACCCCATGCTGCGCGCCCTCGCCGAGAGCCGGGACCGCCCGGCCGAGCTGCAGCTGGCCCGCGCCCGGATGCTGGAGCGGACCGTCCGGCTGCTGCAGGCCTGCCGGGCGATCACCGGGACGGACGACCCGCAGTCCCGGGAGAAGCTCGGCGGGCTGCCCCCCGAGCTGCGCTTCCCCACTCCCCGCGCGGCCGCCGACTGGCTGCGCGTCCGGCGGCCCGCGCTGCTGGCCGCCGCCCGTCTCGCGGTGGCCGACGGCGAGCTGGACACCCTCGCCCGGCGGTTGATGTCCCAGCTGGTCAGGGCCCTCGTGGCGCACGAGGGCACCCAGGCCGCCGCGGCCGACCTGTACGGCGTCCACGGCCTGGTCCTCGACGTCGCCGAGCGGCGCGGACTGCCCCGGGAGAAGGCCGCGGCCCTGCTGAACCTGGGCGACCTGGACGCCCGGACCGGCCGCACCCGCGACGCGCTGGCCCGCTACCGGGCCGCCCTGGACGCGGGACGCGAGGCGAACGACCCGTATGCGACCGGCCGCGCGATGGAATCCGTAGGCGGCGCCTACCAGGAACTGGCCGACCACGACCGGGCCGCGGACTGGTTCGGCCGGGCGCTGGCCGAGCGGCTGGCCCGGGGCGAGCGCGCGCAGGCCGCCCGGCTGTACGGCCGGATCGCCACCGCCCACACCTACGCGGGCCGCTACGGCGAGGCGCTCAGGAACTGGCGGGCCGCCGCGGCCGGACACCGCAAGGAGGGCGATGTGGCCGCCCACGCGCGCGCGTTGAGCGAACTGGCCCGGGTCCAGGAGTACGCGGGGCGGCCCGAGGAGGCGCTGCGCACCTGCCTGGAGGCGGTGGAGTGGGCGCGGCGCGCCGAGGACGCGCGGCTGCAGGCGGCGCTCCAGCTCCGGCTGGCCGACACCCTGGACCGGCTCGGCGACCCCGCGGCGGCCCGTCTGCACCGCTCGGCGGCCGCGCGCATGCTGGACGAGGGGCCCCCGGAAGGCGAAGCAAGCCAGGAACAATCCGCTAACGCCTGCGAAATCCGCAGTGCATCCGACGAAGATTGA